In Deltaproteobacteria bacterium, a single genomic region encodes these proteins:
- a CDS encoding energy transducer TonB, translated as MSDRWQDDIRTLKQRKLVFWAVLLSVLVHLAIVVAVFFVPATPPPAAPDKTVWMDLAQIDLPPTQGEVMTAPVPSNQSPPSAAKRLARESNTAEKETHRADIPINDNQSDVGAKRPGASGQRAPRGAAKKYAVPDVGESMTKKAETGEGARAGTAGEDGAAKPKSVADLVHSVGYEGVAKSGEGGGGGNLSPYNPNVGEAGKAINLNTKNFKYVGYFSGIKEKIEWAWVYPQEAQMTGQQGTLTLTFTILRSGQLKEVKRVRGSGFPLLDNAAVQAVRDAAGFGPFPDDWPDEEITIVANFTYHLIGVKSVF; from the coding sequence ATGAGCGATCGCTGGCAGGACGACATCCGAACGCTCAAGCAGCGCAAGCTCGTTTTCTGGGCCGTGCTGCTGTCGGTGCTCGTTCATCTGGCGATCGTCGTCGCGGTGTTTTTCGTGCCGGCAACGCCGCCGCCCGCGGCTCCCGACAAGACGGTCTGGATGGATCTCGCGCAGATCGATCTGCCGCCGACGCAGGGCGAGGTGATGACCGCGCCGGTGCCGTCGAATCAGTCGCCCCCATCCGCCGCGAAACGGCTCGCCCGCGAATCGAACACGGCGGAAAAGGAGACGCACCGGGCCGACATTCCCATCAACGACAACCAGTCCGACGTGGGCGCGAAGCGCCCCGGAGCGTCGGGGCAGCGCGCTCCCCGCGGAGCCGCGAAAAAATACGCCGTCCCCGATGTCGGTGAGAGCATGACCAAGAAGGCCGAAACGGGGGAGGGCGCCCGCGCGGGGACGGCGGGTGAGGACGGCGCGGCCAAGCCGAAATCCGTCGCGGATCTCGTTCACTCGGTCGGCTACGAGGGCGTCGCGAAAAGCGGCGAGGGCGGCGGCGGGGGCAACCTGTCGCCTTACAATCCGAACGTCGGCGAGGCCGGCAAGGCCATCAACCTCAACACCAAGAACTTCAAATACGTCGGCTACTTTTCGGGCATCAAGGAAAAAATCGAGTGGGCGTGGGTGTATCCCCAGGAAGCGCAGATGACGGGGCAGCAGGGCACCCTCACACTGACATTCACGATTTTGCGTTCCGGGCAACTCAAAGAGGTCAAACGCGTGCGCGGGAGCGGCTTCCCGTTGCTCGACAACGCGGCCGTTCAGGCCGTGCGCGACGCCGCCG